Part of the Oscillospiraceae bacterium genome is shown below.
TTGATGCGAATGCACCCTGCATTGCATAATCGTTTGTTTTAACAGTACTGTATATTCCGTCTATTATATCAGGAACATTATCATTTCCTGCAAGAAGAATTGTAACTTTTTCACTGCAAATAGAGGCAGGATATAGTTGAATATCCAAATCAAGCCCTGTTCTTCTTTCCAGTTCTTTAACAATAACCGAATTATTAGGATCGACACCTACTACCTCTGTTCCGCCTGTTATTGTTATCTTTGTTCCTTTGGTGTCGAGAGGAAGTTTTAAGTCACCATAATCTCCGATTATTTTTGGGTCAAGTTCCGCTTTTGTTGCTACATCAATTCCACTCGAAGTATGATGATTACCGCATCCGGAAAGCATACAAAGAATTAACGCTACAATTAAACATAAAACTCTTTTTTTCATTTTCATCTCTCCTTTTTTAATATAAATCTTTTCTTTTTTCAGTTTTGTAAACATTTGCTCCGTATCCCCACGGAAAAGATAAATAACGCAATCGCTTGTGAGCATCCAAATCAACAGGAACAGATACATAACCCTTTTCTTCATTCTCTACTGCTCCTATTATTTCGCCATACTGGTCAACAATAAAACTCGCCTGAGGATTATTGTCTTCACATCCTGATACTACGACAAAAACACCATTTTCGTACGCTCTTGCTCTTGATAAACACTCAGGATTTCCTGCAGTTAACACAAATATAATTTCCGCACCTTTTTCGCAAAGTTTCCTTGCCATTTCAGGATACCATTGATCCCAGCATATCATCAGTCCCACTCTGCCAAACTTTAGGTCGAAAACAGGAATATCATCTCCCGGTGTCATCTCTGATAAAATTTCACTATATGTAAAATGGGTTTTTCTGTATTTTCCTGCAATCTTACCGTCAGGGGAAATAATGTATGCTGTATTATACATTCTGTCATCTTCTTTTTCATGAACCCCGAATATAATATACATCTTATGTTCTTTTGCTTTTTCTTTAATAAGTTTTAAAATATCGGAATTCTCATCAACCGACTTTTTATTAAAAGGTAAAAGGACCCCTCTGTCATAAGTAGTTTCCGTAAAACATAATATATCTGGAGAATTTTCGTCTTTTGAAGCATTTTCGATTATTTTTAAGATATGAGGAATATTATCTTCACAATTTTTATACCATTTTCTCTCAAAATATGATGTTGCAACATTTATAATTCTATGAGTTTCTTTTTTGGTGATTTTGATTTGCGGAGTAAAAAACAAGCATTCTCCTCTTCCGTAACTTGAAAAAACAAGCGTAAGTCTTAGATGAGTACATTTATCAAGTATTTCTATTGATATTTCCAAGCCCCCTGATTTATTTTCAGTTAAATAATCTGAAGCAATGTCAAATCCTTCATCATTTACCTGATGAATTACAGCTAACACCTTGGAATTTTTGCTTTTTAATTTATAGTTAACTGAAATTGTATATTTTTTATCAG
Proteins encoded:
- a CDS encoding carbon-nitrogen hydrolase family protein, which encodes MTGNFGNWEFTSHNNSRISAISKKVKQGMKIVLKDKIYSGGRWEGILDITDTDKKYTISVNYKLKSKNSKVLAVIHQVNDEGFDIASDYLTENKSGGLEISIEILDKCTHLRLTLVFSSYGRGECLFFTPQIKITKKETHRIINVATSYFERKWYKNCEDNIPHILKIIENASKDENSPDILCFTETTYDRGVLLPFNKKSVDENSDILKLIKEKAKEHKMYIIFGVHEKEDDRMYNTAYIISPDGKIAGKYRKTHFTYSEILSEMTPGDDIPVFDLKFGRVGLMICWDQWYPEMARKLCEKGAEIIFVLTAGNPECLSRARAYENGVFVVVSGCEDNNPQASFIVDQYGEIIGAVENEEKGYVSVPVDLDAHKRLRYLSFPWGYGANVYKTEKRKDLY